In Erigeron canadensis isolate Cc75 chromosome 6, C_canadensis_v1, whole genome shotgun sequence, the following are encoded in one genomic region:
- the LOC122602936 gene encoding pleiotropic drug resistance protein 2-like isoform X1, with amino-acid sequence MAASSVGRDDLASSMSRRMSISSSSRRSWASASIREAISGGLTASHDAFERSGKEEDDEEELKWAAIERLPTYDRLRKGIIKQVLDDGEIVHQQIDITKLGPQDKKQLMERILKVVEEDNENFLIRVRARTDRVGIDIPKIEVRYENLSIEGDVHVGSRALPTLLNSTLNSLEGFLQLVRLVPSKKRVAKILHGVSGIVRPSRMTLLLGPPGSGKTTLLRALSGVIDSDLRITGDVTYCGHHMSEFIPQRTCAYISQHDLHHGEMTVRETFDFAGRCLGVGTRYDLLAELSRREKEEGIKPDPEIDAFMKATAVSSQESTLVTDYVLKILGLDICANILVGDQMRRGISGGQKKRVTTGEMLVGPAKVFFMDEISTGLDSSTTFQMVKYMKQMVHIMDVTMIISLLQPAPETFELFDDIILLSEGQIVYQGPREDILGFFDSAGFRIPERKGVADFLQEVTSKKDQEQYWFNKNQPYHYVSVPEFCQMFSRFEAGERLYHDLSIPYDKTSVHPAALVTEKYGISNMELLKANLDREWLLMKRNGFLYIFKTTQITIMSVIVFTVFFRTEMHVGRIEDGGKFFGALFFSLLTVMFNGAAELGLTVMRLPVFFKQRDSLFYPAWAFAIPIWIMKIPISIMESVIWMVLTYYTIGFAPSASRFFKQLLTYISLHQMALSLFRFISALGRTQVVANALGTFSLLLVFVLGGFIVSKDDIEPWMIWGYYVSPMMYGQNAIAINEFLDARWSAPNPDARINEPTIGKALLKSRGMFTTEYMFWVCVIALLGFSLLFNLFFVLALTYLNPLGDSKSVLPTEDEQNQKHLQKETEMAARNNNKKGMVLPFQPLSLAFDHVNYYVDMPFEMKAHEIEESRLHLLQDVSGAFRPGVLTALVGVSGAGKTTLMDVLAGRKTGGYIDGSISISGYPKKQETFARVSGYCEQNDIHSPNVTVFESLVYSAWLRLSPDTTKQTCQMFLEEVMDLVELNLLRNALVGLPGVDGLSTEQRKRLTIAVELVANPSIIFMDEPTSGLDARAAAIVMRTVRNTVDTGRTVVCTIHQPSIDIFEAFDEASYLKLTSFSRFKVHQNLLITFMQLMLMKRGGRVTYNGPLGHHSHLLIEYFESIPGVNKIKEGQNPATWMLDVSSSAVESQLGVDFADIYTNSSLYKRNQELIKELSTPAPGSRDLYFPTKYSQLFWAQCLACLWKQHWSYWRHPQYNVVRFLMTIVIGIIFGVIFWDKGQKTDQQQDVMNLMGAMYAAVLFLGGTSTSAVQTVVSVERTVFYREKAAGMYSAIPYAFAQVAIEVAYICIQTLIYSLLIYSMMGFHWSADKFFWFYYYMFMSFVYFTLYGMMLVALTPNYAVAAITMSFFLNFWNLFSGFMITRTQIPIWWRWYYWGSPVAWTLYGLITSQLGQNESLVVIPGQDSVTVKEYIKDFFGFEYDFLGYVALAHVGWAVLFCFVFAYGIKFLNFQKR; translated from the exons ATGGCTGCATCATCGGTCGGCAGAGATGATCTTGCGAGTTCAATGAGTAGGCGAATGAGTATCTCGTCGTCGAGTAGAAGGAGTTGGGCTTCAGCTAGTATAAGAGAGGCGATTTCAGGAGGGTTGACAGCAAGTCATGATGCTTTTGAAAGAAGTGGTAAAGAGgaggatgatgaagaggaaCTTAAATGGGCTGCCATTGAGAGACTTCCTACGTATGATAGATTACGAAAAGGAATTATTAAGCAAGTTCTTGATGATGGAGAAATCGTTCATCAACAAATCGATATTACGAAACTTGGACCTCAAGATAAAAAACAGCTTATGGAGAGAATATTAAAAGTTGTAGAAGAAGATAATgaaaattttcttattagagTTAGAGCTAGAACCGATAG GGTAGGGATTGACATTCCAAAGATTGAAGTTCGCTATGAGAACTTATCGATTGAAGGAGATGTTCATGTTGGCTCCAGGGCGCTTCCTACTTTACTAAATTCTACTTTGAACTCTTTAGAG GGATTTCTTCAACTCGTTAGGCTTGTTCCGTCCAAGAAAAGGGTTGCAAAAATCTTGCACGGCGTGAGTGGGATTGTGAGGCCATCCCG GATGACACTACTTCTTGGACCCCCAGGTTCTGGGAAAACTACATTGCTGAGAGCACTTTCCGGAGTAATAGATTCAGATCTAAGAATCACAGGAGACGTTACTTATTGTGGTCATCATATGTCAGAGTTTATTCCTCAGAGAACATGTGCTTATATTAGCCAACATGATCTCCACCATGGTGAGATGACTGTCAGAGAGACTTTTGATTTTGCTGGTCGTTGCCTAGGTGTAGGAACCCGATATGACCTCCTGGCAGAACTTTCACGGCGTGAGAAAGAGGAGGGGATCAAACCAGACCCAGAAATTGATGCTTTCATGAAAGCCACGGCAGTGTCTAGTCAAGAATCCACTTTGGTTACAGACTATGTTCTAAAA ATCCTTGGATTAGATATCTGTGCTAATATCCTGGTGGGTGATCAAATGAGGCGAGGAATATCAGGTGGACAAAAAAAACGTGTTACTACTG GAGAAATGTTGGTTGGGCCTGCAAAAGTGTTCTTCATGGATGAAATTTCAACTGGTTTGGACAGTTCTACCACTTTTCAGATGGTCAAATATATGAAACAAATGGTTCATATCATGGATGTAACCATGATCATCTCGCTTCTTCAGCCCGCACCTGAAACCTTTGAATTATTTGATGATATAATTCTACTCTCTGAGGGTCAAATCGTCTACCAAGGCCCACGTGAAGACATTCTTGGCTTCTTTGATAGTGCAGGGTTCAGAATTCCAGAAAGAAAAGGAGTTGCTGACTTTTTGCAAGAAGTTACTTCAAAGAAAGACCAAGAACAATACTGGTTCAACAAAAACCAACCTTACCATTACGTTTCCGTACCTGAATTTTGTCAAATGTTTAGTCGGTTTGAAGCCGGTGAGCGTCTTTATCATGATCTTTCAATCCCTTACGACAAAACCAGTGTGCATCCAGCGGCTTTGGTGACTGAAAAGTACGGAATATCTAACATGGAGCTTCTTAAAGCAAACTTAGACCGAGAGTGGTTATTGATGAAACGAAACggctttttgtatatatttaagaCCACTCAGATCACTATCATGTCAGTTATTGTTTTTACAGTATTCTTCAGAACTGAAATGCATGTTGGTCGAATTGAAGATGGTGGGAAGTTCTTTGGTGCATTGTTCTTTAGTCTCTTGACTGTAATGTTTAACGGGGCTGCTGAGCTAGGGCTCACGGTTATGAGGCTCCCTGTGTTCTTTAAACAAAGGGATTCACTATTCTACCCTGCATGGGCATTTGCAATCCCTATATGGATTATGAAAATTCCTATATCAATCATGGAATCAGTAATTTGGATGGTTTTAACATATTACACTATTGGATTTGCTCCTTCTGCTAGTAG GTTTTTCAAACAACTTTTGACTTATATCAGCTTACATCAAATGGCGTTGTCTCTTTTTCGTTTCATTTCTGCACTTGGAAGAACACAAGTCGTAGCAAATGCTCTTGGTACCTTTTCATTGCTGCTTGTTTTTGTACTCGGCGGATTCATTGTTTCCAAAG ATGACATTGAGCCATGGATGATATGGGGCTATTATGTCTCCCCCATGATGTATGGACAAAATGCCATCGCGATTAATGAATTCCTAGATGCTAGATGGAGTGCT CCCAACCCAGATGCACGAATCAATGAACCAACAATAGGGAAAGCTCTTCTCAAGTCTAGGGGAATGTTCACcactgagtatatgttttgggTTTGTGTCATTGCGCTTTTGGGGTTTTCTTTGCTGTTTAACCTCTTCTTTGTGTTAGCTCTGACATACTTGAATC CTCTCGGAGattcaaaaagtgttcttccAACAGAGGATGAGCAAAATCAGAAGCATTTACAAAAAGAAACAGAAATGGCAGCAAGAAACAACAATAAGAAAGGAATGGTGCTTCCGTTTCAGCCACTGTCACTTGCATTTGATCATGTCAATTACTATGTAGACATGCCTTTT GAAATGAAAGCACACGAAATAGAAGAGTCTCGTCTACATTTACTACAAGATGTCAGTGGTGCATTCCGGCCAGGTGTACTTACAGCACTGGTTGGTGTTAGTGGGGCCGGGAAGACCACACTAATGGACGTGTTAGCTGGAAGAAAGACTGGAGGGTATATTGATGGAAGTATTAGTATCTCAGGTTATCCTAAAAAGCAAGAAACTTTTGCTCGTGTGAGTGGTTACTGTGAACAAAATGACATCCATTCTCCCAATGTCACAGTTTTTGAATCACTTGTGTACTCTGCCTGGTTGCGCCTTTCTCCAGATACAACTAAACAAACATGCCag ATGTTTTTGGAGGAAGTCATGGATCTGGTAGAATTGAACTTATTAAGGAATGCACTAGTCGGCCTTCCAGGAGTAGATGGTCTCTCTACTGAGCAAAGAAAGAGACTTACAATAGCAGTAGAGTTGGTTGCTAATCCTTCAATTATCTTCATGGATGAACCCACATCAGGACTTGATGCAAGAGCTGCAGCTATTGTCATGCGTACTGTTAGAAATACAGTTGACACTGGTAGAACTGTTGTATGCACGATTCACCAACCAAGCATCGATATTTTTGAAGCTTTTGATGAGGCAAGTTATCTTAAACTTACTTCGTTTAGTCGATTCAAAGTGCATCAAAACTTACTTATTACTTTCATGCAGCTAATGTTGATGAAAAGGGGTGGGAGGGTCACATACAATGGACCTCTTGGGCACCATTCTCACCTgcttatagaatattttgaa TCTATTCCAGGggttaacaaaataaaagaaggTCAAAACCCGGCTACATGGATGCTGGATGTTAGTTCTTCTGCAGTTGAATCTCAACTAGGTGTTGATTTTGCAGACATCTATACCAACTCATCTCTGTATAA GAGGAACCAGGAGCTCATTAAAGAGCTCAGTACACCCGCACCAGGGTCTCGCGATCTTTACTTCCCTACTAAATACTCTCAATTGTTTTGGGCACAATGCTTAGCTTGCTTATGGAAACAACATTGGTCTTACTGGAGGCATCCACAGTACAATGTTGTTCGGTTCTTGATGACTATAGTGATTGGCATTATCTTTGGGGTGATTTTCTGGGATAAGGGCCAAAAAAC GGACCAACAACAAGATGTGATGAATTTGATGGGAGCTATGTATGCCGCTGTCTTGTTTCTTGGCGGAACAAGCACTTCGGCTGTGCAGACTGTAGTGTCTGTAGAACGAACAGTTTTCTATCGTGAAAAAGCAGCAGGGATGTATTCAGCAATACCGTACGCATTTGCTCAA GTAGCTATTGAAGTTGCCTATATATGCATCCAAACATTAATCTATAGTCTACTTATTTACTCAATGATGGGGTTCCATTGGTCTGCTGACAAGTTCTTCTGGTTCTACTACTACATGTTCATGTCCTTTGTCTACTTCACATTATATGGGATGATGCTTGTAGCCCTTACACCAAATTACGCAGTAGCAGCCATTACAATGTCATTCTTCCTTAATTTCTGGAACCTGTTCTCCGGTTTCATGATCACTAGAACG CAAATCCCAATATGGTGGAGGTGGTACTACTGGGGTTCACCGGTCGCATGGACACTGTACGGCCTAATCACGTCCCAGCTTGGTCAAAATGAAAGCCTTGTAGTGATACCAGGCCAGGATTCCGTTACAGTTAAGGAATACATCAAAGATTTCTTTGGATTTGAGTACGATTTTCTTGGGTACGTAGCTTTGGCTCATGTTGGTTGGGCTGTTCTCTTCTGTTTCGTCTTTGCTTATGGCATCAAGTTTCTAAACTTCCAAAAAAGATAG
- the LOC122602936 gene encoding pleiotropic drug resistance protein 2-like isoform X2, whose protein sequence is MAASSVGRDDLASSMSRRMSISSSSRRSWASASIREAISGGLTASHDAFERSGKEEDDEEELKWAAIERLPTYDRLRKGIIKQVLDDGEIVHQQIDITKLGPQDKKQLMERILKVVEEDNENFLIRVRARTDRVGIDIPKIEVRYENLSIEGDVHVGSRALPTLLNSTLNSLEGFLQLVRLVPSKKRVAKILHGVSGIVRPSRMTLLLGPPGSGKTTLLRALSGVIDSDLRITGDVTYCGHHMSEFIPQRTCAYISQHDLHHGEMTVRETFDFAGRCLGVGTRYDLLAELSRREKEEGIKPDPEIDAFMKATAVSSQESTLVTDYVLKILGLDICANILVGDQMRRGISGGQKKRVTTGEMLVGPAKVFFMDEISTGLDSSTTFQMVKYMKQMVHIMDVTMIISLLQPAPETFELFDDIILLSEGQIVYQGPREDILGFFDSAGFRIPERKGVADFLQEVTSKKDQEQYWFNKNQPYHYVSVPEFCQMFSRFEAGERLYHDLSIPYDKTSVHPAALVTEKYGISNMELLKANLDREWLLMKRNGFLYIFKTTQITIMSVIVFTVFFRTEMHVGRIEDGGKFFGALFFSLLTVMFNGAAELGLTVMRLPVFFKQRDSLFYPAWAFAIPIWIMKIPISIMESVIWMVLTYYTIGFAPSASRFFKQLLTYISLHQMALSLFRFISALGRTQVVANALGTFSLLLVFVLGGFIVSKDDIEPWMIWGYYVSPMMYGQNAIAINEFLDARWSAPNPDARINEPTIGKALLKSRGMFTTEYMFWVCVIALLGFSLLFNLFFVLALTYLNPLGDSKSVLPTEDEQNQKHLQKETEMAARNNNKKGMVLPFQPLSLAFDHVNYYVDMPFEMKAHEIEESRLHLLQDVSGAFRPGVLTALVGVSGAGKTTLMDVLAGRKTGGYIDGSISISGYPKKQETFARVSGYCEQNDIHSPNVTVFESLVYSAWLRLSPDTTKQTCQMFLEEVMDLVELNLLRNALVGLPGVDGLSTEQRKRLTIAVELVANPSIIFMDEPTSGLDARAAAIVMRTVRNTVDTGRTVVCTIHQPSIDIFEAFDELMLMKRGGRVTYNGPLGHHSHLLIEYFESIPGVNKIKEGQNPATWMLDVSSSAVESQLGVDFADIYTNSSLYKRNQELIKELSTPAPGSRDLYFPTKYSQLFWAQCLACLWKQHWSYWRHPQYNVVRFLMTIVIGIIFGVIFWDKGQKTDQQQDVMNLMGAMYAAVLFLGGTSTSAVQTVVSVERTVFYREKAAGMYSAIPYAFAQVAIEVAYICIQTLIYSLLIYSMMGFHWSADKFFWFYYYMFMSFVYFTLYGMMLVALTPNYAVAAITMSFFLNFWNLFSGFMITRTQIPIWWRWYYWGSPVAWTLYGLITSQLGQNESLVVIPGQDSVTVKEYIKDFFGFEYDFLGYVALAHVGWAVLFCFVFAYGIKFLNFQKR, encoded by the exons ATGGCTGCATCATCGGTCGGCAGAGATGATCTTGCGAGTTCAATGAGTAGGCGAATGAGTATCTCGTCGTCGAGTAGAAGGAGTTGGGCTTCAGCTAGTATAAGAGAGGCGATTTCAGGAGGGTTGACAGCAAGTCATGATGCTTTTGAAAGAAGTGGTAAAGAGgaggatgatgaagaggaaCTTAAATGGGCTGCCATTGAGAGACTTCCTACGTATGATAGATTACGAAAAGGAATTATTAAGCAAGTTCTTGATGATGGAGAAATCGTTCATCAACAAATCGATATTACGAAACTTGGACCTCAAGATAAAAAACAGCTTATGGAGAGAATATTAAAAGTTGTAGAAGAAGATAATgaaaattttcttattagagTTAGAGCTAGAACCGATAG GGTAGGGATTGACATTCCAAAGATTGAAGTTCGCTATGAGAACTTATCGATTGAAGGAGATGTTCATGTTGGCTCCAGGGCGCTTCCTACTTTACTAAATTCTACTTTGAACTCTTTAGAG GGATTTCTTCAACTCGTTAGGCTTGTTCCGTCCAAGAAAAGGGTTGCAAAAATCTTGCACGGCGTGAGTGGGATTGTGAGGCCATCCCG GATGACACTACTTCTTGGACCCCCAGGTTCTGGGAAAACTACATTGCTGAGAGCACTTTCCGGAGTAATAGATTCAGATCTAAGAATCACAGGAGACGTTACTTATTGTGGTCATCATATGTCAGAGTTTATTCCTCAGAGAACATGTGCTTATATTAGCCAACATGATCTCCACCATGGTGAGATGACTGTCAGAGAGACTTTTGATTTTGCTGGTCGTTGCCTAGGTGTAGGAACCCGATATGACCTCCTGGCAGAACTTTCACGGCGTGAGAAAGAGGAGGGGATCAAACCAGACCCAGAAATTGATGCTTTCATGAAAGCCACGGCAGTGTCTAGTCAAGAATCCACTTTGGTTACAGACTATGTTCTAAAA ATCCTTGGATTAGATATCTGTGCTAATATCCTGGTGGGTGATCAAATGAGGCGAGGAATATCAGGTGGACAAAAAAAACGTGTTACTACTG GAGAAATGTTGGTTGGGCCTGCAAAAGTGTTCTTCATGGATGAAATTTCAACTGGTTTGGACAGTTCTACCACTTTTCAGATGGTCAAATATATGAAACAAATGGTTCATATCATGGATGTAACCATGATCATCTCGCTTCTTCAGCCCGCACCTGAAACCTTTGAATTATTTGATGATATAATTCTACTCTCTGAGGGTCAAATCGTCTACCAAGGCCCACGTGAAGACATTCTTGGCTTCTTTGATAGTGCAGGGTTCAGAATTCCAGAAAGAAAAGGAGTTGCTGACTTTTTGCAAGAAGTTACTTCAAAGAAAGACCAAGAACAATACTGGTTCAACAAAAACCAACCTTACCATTACGTTTCCGTACCTGAATTTTGTCAAATGTTTAGTCGGTTTGAAGCCGGTGAGCGTCTTTATCATGATCTTTCAATCCCTTACGACAAAACCAGTGTGCATCCAGCGGCTTTGGTGACTGAAAAGTACGGAATATCTAACATGGAGCTTCTTAAAGCAAACTTAGACCGAGAGTGGTTATTGATGAAACGAAACggctttttgtatatatttaagaCCACTCAGATCACTATCATGTCAGTTATTGTTTTTACAGTATTCTTCAGAACTGAAATGCATGTTGGTCGAATTGAAGATGGTGGGAAGTTCTTTGGTGCATTGTTCTTTAGTCTCTTGACTGTAATGTTTAACGGGGCTGCTGAGCTAGGGCTCACGGTTATGAGGCTCCCTGTGTTCTTTAAACAAAGGGATTCACTATTCTACCCTGCATGGGCATTTGCAATCCCTATATGGATTATGAAAATTCCTATATCAATCATGGAATCAGTAATTTGGATGGTTTTAACATATTACACTATTGGATTTGCTCCTTCTGCTAGTAG GTTTTTCAAACAACTTTTGACTTATATCAGCTTACATCAAATGGCGTTGTCTCTTTTTCGTTTCATTTCTGCACTTGGAAGAACACAAGTCGTAGCAAATGCTCTTGGTACCTTTTCATTGCTGCTTGTTTTTGTACTCGGCGGATTCATTGTTTCCAAAG ATGACATTGAGCCATGGATGATATGGGGCTATTATGTCTCCCCCATGATGTATGGACAAAATGCCATCGCGATTAATGAATTCCTAGATGCTAGATGGAGTGCT CCCAACCCAGATGCACGAATCAATGAACCAACAATAGGGAAAGCTCTTCTCAAGTCTAGGGGAATGTTCACcactgagtatatgttttgggTTTGTGTCATTGCGCTTTTGGGGTTTTCTTTGCTGTTTAACCTCTTCTTTGTGTTAGCTCTGACATACTTGAATC CTCTCGGAGattcaaaaagtgttcttccAACAGAGGATGAGCAAAATCAGAAGCATTTACAAAAAGAAACAGAAATGGCAGCAAGAAACAACAATAAGAAAGGAATGGTGCTTCCGTTTCAGCCACTGTCACTTGCATTTGATCATGTCAATTACTATGTAGACATGCCTTTT GAAATGAAAGCACACGAAATAGAAGAGTCTCGTCTACATTTACTACAAGATGTCAGTGGTGCATTCCGGCCAGGTGTACTTACAGCACTGGTTGGTGTTAGTGGGGCCGGGAAGACCACACTAATGGACGTGTTAGCTGGAAGAAAGACTGGAGGGTATATTGATGGAAGTATTAGTATCTCAGGTTATCCTAAAAAGCAAGAAACTTTTGCTCGTGTGAGTGGTTACTGTGAACAAAATGACATCCATTCTCCCAATGTCACAGTTTTTGAATCACTTGTGTACTCTGCCTGGTTGCGCCTTTCTCCAGATACAACTAAACAAACATGCCag ATGTTTTTGGAGGAAGTCATGGATCTGGTAGAATTGAACTTATTAAGGAATGCACTAGTCGGCCTTCCAGGAGTAGATGGTCTCTCTACTGAGCAAAGAAAGAGACTTACAATAGCAGTAGAGTTGGTTGCTAATCCTTCAATTATCTTCATGGATGAACCCACATCAGGACTTGATGCAAGAGCTGCAGCTATTGTCATGCGTACTGTTAGAAATACAGTTGACACTGGTAGAACTGTTGTATGCACGATTCACCAACCAAGCATCGATATTTTTGAAGCTTTTGATGAG CTAATGTTGATGAAAAGGGGTGGGAGGGTCACATACAATGGACCTCTTGGGCACCATTCTCACCTgcttatagaatattttgaa TCTATTCCAGGggttaacaaaataaaagaaggTCAAAACCCGGCTACATGGATGCTGGATGTTAGTTCTTCTGCAGTTGAATCTCAACTAGGTGTTGATTTTGCAGACATCTATACCAACTCATCTCTGTATAA GAGGAACCAGGAGCTCATTAAAGAGCTCAGTACACCCGCACCAGGGTCTCGCGATCTTTACTTCCCTACTAAATACTCTCAATTGTTTTGGGCACAATGCTTAGCTTGCTTATGGAAACAACATTGGTCTTACTGGAGGCATCCACAGTACAATGTTGTTCGGTTCTTGATGACTATAGTGATTGGCATTATCTTTGGGGTGATTTTCTGGGATAAGGGCCAAAAAAC GGACCAACAACAAGATGTGATGAATTTGATGGGAGCTATGTATGCCGCTGTCTTGTTTCTTGGCGGAACAAGCACTTCGGCTGTGCAGACTGTAGTGTCTGTAGAACGAACAGTTTTCTATCGTGAAAAAGCAGCAGGGATGTATTCAGCAATACCGTACGCATTTGCTCAA GTAGCTATTGAAGTTGCCTATATATGCATCCAAACATTAATCTATAGTCTACTTATTTACTCAATGATGGGGTTCCATTGGTCTGCTGACAAGTTCTTCTGGTTCTACTACTACATGTTCATGTCCTTTGTCTACTTCACATTATATGGGATGATGCTTGTAGCCCTTACACCAAATTACGCAGTAGCAGCCATTACAATGTCATTCTTCCTTAATTTCTGGAACCTGTTCTCCGGTTTCATGATCACTAGAACG CAAATCCCAATATGGTGGAGGTGGTACTACTGGGGTTCACCGGTCGCATGGACACTGTACGGCCTAATCACGTCCCAGCTTGGTCAAAATGAAAGCCTTGTAGTGATACCAGGCCAGGATTCCGTTACAGTTAAGGAATACATCAAAGATTTCTTTGGATTTGAGTACGATTTTCTTGGGTACGTAGCTTTGGCTCATGTTGGTTGGGCTGTTCTCTTCTGTTTCGTCTTTGCTTATGGCATCAAGTTTCTAAACTTCCAAAAAAGATAG